One genomic window of Pseudomonas aeruginosa includes the following:
- the hsbA gene encoding anti-anti sigma factor HsbA, with translation MAITALPSADGQELTIQIQGRFDFGAHQDFRDAYERVAITPRRYVVDLRNATYLDSSALGMLLLLRDHAGGENAQISLANCSPEVRKILAISNFEQLFKIS, from the coding sequence ATGGCCATCACTGCGCTGCCCTCGGCCGATGGGCAAGAGTTGACCATCCAGATCCAGGGGCGCTTCGACTTCGGGGCCCATCAGGATTTCCGCGATGCCTACGAGCGGGTCGCGATCACTCCGCGACGCTATGTCGTCGACCTGCGCAACGCCACCTACCTGGACAGCTCGGCCCTCGGCATGCTCCTGCTGCTGCGCGACCACGCCGGCGGCGAGAACGCGCAGATAAGCCTGGCGAACTGTAGCCCGGAAGTGCGCAAGATCCTCGCCATCTCCAACTTCGAGCAGTTGTTCAAGATCAGCTGA